In Scatophagus argus isolate fScaArg1 chromosome 14, fScaArg1.pri, whole genome shotgun sequence, the following proteins share a genomic window:
- the fryb gene encoding protein furry homolog isoform X11 has protein sequence MATSQQDSGFFDISIKSLLKSLGGTSPVGLKPPLPPVSGTLGERKGPVIMAPVNVDPESKPGEFVLKSLFANFTLLSERKIRIIMAEPLEKPLNKSLQRGEDPQFDQLISSMSSLAEYCLPSILRTLFDWYKRQNGLEDESHEYRPRANTKSKNDEQQKDYLLERRDLAIDFIFSLVLIEVLKQIPLHPLLDGLIQEVINLAFKHFKYKEGYFGPNTGNMHIVADLYAEVVGVVAQSRFPGVRKKFISELKELRQKEQSPYVIQSTISLIMGLKFFRIKMYPVEDFEASFQFMQECAQYFLEVKDKDIKHSLAGLFVEILVPVAATVKNEVNVPCLRNFVESLYDTTLDLSSRKKHSLALYPLVTCLLCVSQKQFFLSRWHIFLNNCLSNLKNKDPKMARVALESLYRLLWVYMIRIKCESNTGTQSRLTSITSTLFPKGSRSVVPRDMPLNIFVKIIQFIAQERLDFAMKEIIFDLLSVGKPAKAFSLNPERMNIGLRAFLVIADALQQKDGEPPMPNTGATLPSGNSLKKKKTYLSKTLTEEEAKLIGMSLYYSQVRKALDNILRHLDKEVGRCMMLTSVQMLNKEPEDMITGERKPKIDLFRTCVAAIPRILPDAMSKPELIDLLSRLTVHMDDELRLISQNSLQSLLLDFSDWREDVLFGYTHFLLREVQDTHQGLQDASVKLLLQLLTQWRLALQLQGKLRGGVESSPRLPERSPHCSVLHAVEGLALLLLCSCQISTRKLAVGVLREIRCLFTALGHAEDDDKPMIEIMDQLSPAVMDSFVHVAVSDSSTLPLSHHVDLQWLVEWTARLVSSSYDVKSPSHVWIFAQCVKDPWVLCLHIFLRQEHLPKHCPIALGYAWPYVFTRLQLLLPLVDPNSPVNAKKTSTAGSSDSYISLWRNYLILCLGVAKPSIMSPGHLRASTPEITATTPDGSVTYDNKVIGTPSVAWLLKQLVPLMRAESLEITESLVLGFGCTNALVFRELVEELHPLMKEALERRPENKKRRERRDLLRLQLLRIFELLANAGVISDSTNGALERDSLALGALFLEYVDLTRMLLEAENEKELDVLKDIRAHFSGMVANLIQCVPVHHRRFLFPQQSLRHHLFILFSQWAGPFSVMFTPLDRYSDRNHQITRYQYCALKAMSAVLCCGPVFDNVGLSADGYLYKWLDNILACHDIRVHRLGCEVVILLLELNPDQINLFNWAVDRCFTGSYQLASGCFKAIATVCGNRNYPCDLVTLLNLVLFKASDTSREIYEISMQLMQVLESKLCAYSKRMVEQKPGNILYGTHGPLPPLYSVNLCQLSNQLASMYPELTLPLFSEVSQRFPTTHSNGRQIMLSYLLPWLSNIELVDTGLLPPASSPCTPEEEPHGQGQSVGVSPSLRGNGWGSLQATSLVLNNLMFMTAKYGDEVPGPEIENAWNALVSNERWSNNLRITLQFLISLCGVSSDTTLLPYIKKVVIYLCRNNTIQTMEELLFELQQTDPVNPVVLHCDNPPFYRFAASNKASTSQTGTTSSSNTVVAGQENLPETDENKLVRENEERRARAHNRLESRYSNSSGGSYEDEKTDPLPPYAGWLLGVLETNHPQPLPMPVNGGCWAPLVDYLPETITPRGPLHRCNIAVIFMTEMVVDHSVREDWALHLPLLLHALFLGLDHYRPEVYEHSKRLLLHLLIALSCNNNFQVIASVLMLTREISDNKTLTIKSSYHTEYQQSNTPDFLREWQASPVVDSGLSSTSNSSSASLGGGSSTAGSVGNLPLVTPDDLEDLDDTPNETDEKTNKLIEFLSTRAFGPLWAHEDITPKNPNSKSTEQLSNFLRHVVSVFKESKSDFHLEQQLSDVALQTALCSSSRHYAGRSFQIFRALKQPINNHAVSDLVSRLVEVVGEHGDEVQGYVMEVLLTLESVVVNLAECLKNSDLMAALTRTCSPDFVTSDKLMNRKSTGQLNFPGPGFVGLSSQRHQRSYSVPKKFGECAHQSSDPPRSATLDRIQACNSHGLARTGRTPGSCTSSTNRIDPSVLSDPAHVSHPSSILATVFWVAVSLMESDFEFEYQMSLRLVHKLLSKVPLDRAENRERLEKLQAQLRWSGFSGIQQLLLKGFTSQATFDLTLQLFCQLTPVSRVPVVDSSQSVGFPLNVLCLLPHLVQHFGHPTQFCKESAERIAQVCLEEKHTKLSHLAHVMTLYKTRSYTRDPFSWVSVVCRYLHEAFSDITLNMVTYMAELLDKGLPSMQQSLLQIIYCLLSHMDLTAVQVKQFNADVTKTIEKFVQTVHWKDALNILKLVVSRSASLVHPVYGHSQGDLSNLEVSRVWDGSAKALPGKTLDFTFDISETPVIGRRFDELQGSGGREGKARAMAVTRSTSSTSSGSNSNTILVPVSWRRPQSSQKRTREKLVNVLSLCGQEVGLTKNPSVIFSSCGDLDMMEVRESGVSSEEGGTREDTLDDTASEQQFRVFRDFDFLDVELEDGEELQGETVDNFNWGVRRRSLDSTELGDLLEESQHSGSTPSLGHEDPHDSDESSEEEESSTSQSLSHSQLTNPSPSEETNHTDSLSTSYDTSADPQSLNATTPGQGVLHDDHSGLHGRVCADDEDTQAQDDELSLSANELPHGSDCGESFTLELPGQPQDQPCNLDHSLNPDYFHPPLDFLDPNCLPSLRDDVDDLEDLGFPPPPSPFFSAILAAFQPTVCDDAEEAWRCHINQLVTDSDGSCAVHTFQVFSSLFKNIQGKFCLLTTDVATYLGEGLRGIGSKFLRSSQMLTTCSDCPTIYIDADTIMSYGLLEKMKFSALELQEYLDTYNTREEAAVSWLRNCKDTFPRCPGDSVVTCQPGDSEEKQLELCQRLYKLHFQLLLLFQSYCSLIGQVHAISSVPELLNMSRELTDLKTSLQAAEAAVASDLEHKHLAHTHAHATQVAAMVVPSFSTSEAAVQAILECLKNHEFTKAVRYIQEFRRQWPNGVFGGSSESEVQTLLNVYFRHQTLGQTGTIALVGSRQDLSLICSKLLELNGEIRDMIRRAQGYRVVTTYLPDSSASGTSL, from the exons GTACCCGGTGGAAGACTTTGAGGCCTCCTTCCAGTTCATGCAG gAGTGTGCACAGTATTTCTTGGAAGTGAAGGATAAGGACATTAAACACTCATTAGCTGGACTCTTCGTGGAGATACTCGTACCTGTAGCTGCT ACGGTAAAGAATGAGGTGAACGTGCCATGTTTACGAAACTTCGTAGAAAGTTTGTATGATACCACGCTGGACCTGTCCTCTAGGAAGAAACACTCTCTG GCTCTGTATCCTCTGGTGacctgcctgctgtgtgtcagtcagaAGCAGTTCTTCCTCAGCCGCTGGCACATTTTCCTCAACAACTGCCTCTCAAATCTCAAG AATAAAGACCCGAAGATGGCGCGTGTGGCTCTAGAATCACTGTACCGCCTGCTGTGGGTCTACATGATCCGAATAAAGTGCGAGAGCAACACTGGAACGCAGAG TCGTCTGACCTCCATCACCTCCACTCTGTTTCCCAAAGGCAGTCGGAGCGTCGTGCCCAGAGACATGCCCCTTAATATTTTTGTCAAGATCATCCAGTTTATTGcacag GAGAGACTGGATTTCGCCATGAAGGAGATCATATTTGACCTGCTGAGTGTTGGGAAACCTGCCAAAGCCTTCAGTCTCAACCCAGAG CGTATGAACATTGGTCTGCGGGCATTCCTGGTGATAGCAGATGCTCTGCAACAGAAGGATGGAGAGCCTCCTATGCCCAACACGGGGGCCACTCTGCCCTCTGGAAACtctctgaagaagaagaaaacttaTCTCAGCAAGACGCTTACTGAAGAAGAAGCCAAACTAATAg GCATGTCATTGTACTACTCCCAGGTGCGAAAGGCTCTGGACAACATCCTGAGGCACTTGGACAAGGAGGTGGGTCGTTGTATGATGCTCACCAGCGTCCAGATGCTCAACAAAGAACCAGAGGATATGATCAC CGGTGAGAGGAAGCCTAAAATCGACCTGTTCAGGACATGTGTGGCTGCCATTCCTCGTATCCTTCCTGATGCCATGTCCAAACCTGAGCTCATTGACCTGCTCTCACG ACTTACGGTGCACATGGACGATGAGCTCCGTCTCATTTCCCAGAACTCCCTGCAGAGCCTGCTGCTCGATTTCTCAGACTGGAGGGAAGATGTCCTGTTTGGTTACACTCATTTCCTTTTGCGTGAG GTCCAAGACACCCATCAGGGTCTGCAGGATGCATCTGTGAAGcttcttctccagctgctcACACAGTGGAGGTTAGCTCTGCAGCTCCAGGGGAAGTTGCGAGGTGGCGTTGAG TCCAGCCCCAGACTGCCAGAGCGAAGCCCTCATTGCTCAGTGCTCCATGCAGTTGAGGGTCtggctctgctgctcctctgctcgTGTCAGATCAGCACCAGGAAGCTGGCAGTCGGTGTGCTGAGAGAAATACGCTGCCTCTTCACCGCTCTGGGCCATGCTGAG GACGATGACAAACCCATGATAGAGATCATGGACCAGCTAAGCCCAGCTGTAATGGACAGCTTTGTTCATGTGGCCGTCTCTGACTCG TCCACCTTGCCTCTCAGCCACCATGTCGACCTCCAGTGGTTGGTGGAGTGGACGGCTCGACTGGTGAGCAGTTCCTACGACGTGAAGAGTCCCAGCCATGTCTGGATCTTTGCCCAGTGTGTGAAGGACCCCTGGGTGCTCTGTCTGCACATCTTCTTACGGCAGGAACATCTGCCCAAACATTGTCCCATCGCCCTGGGATATGCCTGGCCCTACGTTTTCAcacggctgcagctgctgctgccgctggtTGACCCCAA cagtcCAGTGAATGCTAAGAAGACCAGCACAGCAGGCTCCAGTGACAGCTACATTTCTCTGTGGCGTAACTACCTGATCCTGTGTCTAGGGGTGGCTAAACCGAGCATCATGTCCCCCGGTCACCTCAGGGCTTCCACGCCAGAGATCACTGCCACCACTCCCGACGGCAGCGTCACCTACGATAACAAG GTGATAGGCACTCCCTCTGTAGCCTGGCTCTTAAAACAGCTCGTCCCGCTGATGAGAGCTGAGAGTTTGGAGATCACAGAGTCTCTGGTGCTGGGGTTTGGGTGCACAAACGCTCTAGTCTTCAG GGAACTTGTGGAAGAACTCCATCCACTGATGAAGGAAGCTCTGGAGCGTAGGCcagag AACAAGAAGcgcagagagaggagggatcttctcaggctgcagctgctgaggaTCTTTGAACTGTTGGCTAATGCAGGAGTTATCAGTGACAG CACCAATGGAGCACTGGAGCGCGATTCCCTGGCGCTGGGTGCCTTGTTCCTTGAATATGTGGATCTGACTCGCATGCTTCTGGAGGCTGAGAATGAGAAAGAGCTGGATGTACTTAAAGACATCAGAGCTCATTTCAGCGGAATGGTGGCTAATCTCATCCAATGTGTTCCTG TCCACCACAGGCGCTTTCTCTTCCCTCAACAGTCTCTCAGACACCATCTCTTCATCCTGTTCAGCCAATGGGCCGGACCCTTCAGTGTCATGTTCACTCCCCTCGATCGTTACAGTGACCGCAACCACCAAATCACTCGCTACCAGTACTGTGCCCTAAAG GCCATGTCAGCTGTTCTGTGTTGCGGTCCAGTGTTTGACAATGTGGGTCTCTCTGCTGATGGGTATCTCTACAAGTGGCTTGACAACATCTTGGCCTGCCACGACATACGG GTGCATCGTCTTGGATGTGAGGTGGTCATCCTGCTCTTAGAGCTGAACCCAGATCAAATCAATCTGTTCAACTGGGCTGTGGACCGCTGCTTCACTGGATCTTATCAGCTGGCATCTGGCTGTTTCAAGGCCATCGCCACTGTCTGCGGTAACAG GAATTACCCATGTGACCTTGTGACCTTGCTCAATCTGGTGTTGTTCAAGGCCTCAGACACCAGCAGGGAAATATATGAGATCTCCATGCAGCTGATGCAG GTGCTGGAGTCAAAGCTGTGTGCGTACTCTAAACGGATGGTGGAGCAGAAGCCTGGCAATATTTTGTATGGAACACACGGCCCTCTGCCTCCCCTGTACAGCGTCAACCTGTGTCAGCTCTCCAATCAGCTGGCCAGCATGTACCCAGAGCTCACTCTGCCTCTTTTCTCAG AAGTGAGCCAGCGTTTCCCAACCACCCACTCCAATGGCAGACAGATCATGCTATCCTACCTGCTACCCTGGCTCAGTAACATTGAGCTAGTGGACACAGGGCTCCTGCCCCCTGCCTCAAGCCCCTGTACACCAGAGGAGGAACCTCACGGCCAGGGGCAGAGCGTGGGTGTGTCCCCCAGTCTGAGAGGCAACGGCTGGGGATCCCTGCAGGCGACCTCGCTGGTGCTCAACAACCTAATGTTCATGACTGCTAAG TATGGAGACGAGGTTCCTGGACCGGAGATTGAGAACGCCTGGAACGCTTTAGTGTCCAACGAGAGATGGAGCAATAACTTACGGATTACCCTGCAATTCCTCATCAGCCTTTGCGGAGTCAGCAGTGATACCACACTGCTGCCTTAT aTCAAGAAGGTGGTGATCTACCTGTGTCGCAACAACACCATCCAGACCATGGAGGAGCTCCTGTTTGAGCTGCAGCAGACCGACCCAGTCAATCCTGTGGTCTTGCACTGTGACAATCCTCCCTTCTACCGCTTTGCTGCCAGCAACAAAGCCTCCACCTCGCAGACAG GCACCACCTCCAGCAGTAACACTGTGGTGGCCGGTCAGGAGAACCTGCCAGAAACAGATGAGAACAAGCTGGTCAGAGAGAATGAAGAGCG CAGGGCCAGGGCTCACAACAGACTGGAGTCTCGCTACAGCAACAGCTCTGGAGGCTCCTACGAGGATGAAAAGA CTGACCCGCTCCCACCATACGCTGGTTGGCTACTGGGCGTTCTGGAGACCAACCATCCTCAGCCGTTACCCATGCCTGTTAATGGAGGCTGCTGGGCTCCTCTGGTTGACTACCTTCCAGAGACCATCACACCTAGAGGACCACTGCACAG GTGTAATATTGCAGTGATCTTTATGACTGAAATGGTGGTGGACCACAGCGTGAGAGAGGACTGGGCTTTACACCTGCCTCTGCTACTGCATGCCCTCTTCTTGG GTCTGGATCACTACAGACCAGAGGTCTATGAGCACAGCAAACgtctccttctccacctcctcattGCCCTCTCCTGCAACAACAACTTCCAG GTAATCGCCTCAGTTCTCATGCTGACGAGAGAGATCAGTGACAACAAGACCCTCACCATTAAGTCCAGCTACCACACGGAATATCAGCAGTCAA ATACACCTGATTTCCTGCGAGAGTGGCAGGCGTCTCCAGTTGTGGACTCTGGTCTCAGCTCCACTTCCAACTCTTCTTCAGCCAGTCTGggcggcggcagcagcactgcaggcagTGTTGGAAATTTGCCCCTTGTGACTCCCGATGACCTGGAGGACCTTGATGATACGCCCAACGAAACAGacgagaaaacaaacaaactcatcGAGTTCCTCTCCACCAG AGCGTTTGGGCCGCTGTGGGCGCATGAGGACATCACACCAAAGAACCCCAACTCCAAGAGCACGGAGCAGCTGTCCAACTTCCTACGCCACGTTGTCTCTGTCTTCAAGGAGTCCAAGTCAG ACTTTCACCTGGAGCAACAGCTGAGCGACGTTGCTCTGCAGACGgctctctgcagctcttccCGTCACTACGCTGGGCGCTCTTTCCAGATATTCAGAGCCCTTAAACAGCCCATCAACAACCACGCCGTCTCTGACCTGGTCTCACGGCTTGTCGAGGTGGTAGGAGAGCACGGGGATGAGGTGCAG GGCTATGTGATGGAGGTGCTGTTGACACTGGAGTCAGTGGTGGTGAATTTAGCAGAATGTCTGAAAAACAGCGACCTTATGGCAGCTCTAACAAG GACGTGCTCACCAGATTTTGTGACTAGTGACAAACTGATGAACCGAAAAAGCACCGGTCAGCTGAACTTCCCTGGCCCAGGATTTGTCGGTCTGTCGTCACAGCGACACCAACGCTCCTACTCAGTCCCCAAGAAGTTTGGCGAGTGCGCTCACCAGTCGAGTGATCCTCCTCGCAGTGCAACTCTGGACCGCATCCAG GCCTGCAACAGTCACGGCCTTGCCCGAACAGGAAGAACCCCTGGGTCCTGCACATCATCAACCAATCGTATTGATCCCAGTGTTCTCTCAGATCCTGCCCATGTTTCCCATCCCTCATCAATACTCGCCACAGTCTTCTGGGTGGCAGTGTCACTCATGGAGTCAGACTTTGAGTTTGAATATCAGATGTCACTTCGCCTGGTTCACAAGTTGCTGTCAAAG GTGCCCTTAGACAGAGCAGAGAACCGCGAACGCCTGGAAAAGCTGCAGGCTCAGCTGAGGTGGAGCGGCTTCTCTGGGATTCAGCAGCTTTTGTTGAAGGGTTTTACCTCCCAGGCCACGTTTGACCTCACCTTACAGCTCTTCTGCCAGCTCACACCAGTCTCTCGCGTGCCTGTTGTTGACAGTTCACAGTCCGTAG GTTTCCCTCTGAATGTACTGTGTCTGCTGCCTCATCTCGTGCAACACTTTGGCCACCCAACTCAGTTTTGTAAGGAGAGCGCTGAGAGGATCGCACAG gtgtgTTTGGAGGAGAAGCACACAAAGCTCTCACATTTGGCCCATGTGATGACTCTGTATAAGACTCGCTCCTACACGCGGGACCCTTTCTCCTGGGTCAGTGTGGTTTGCCGCTACCTCCATGAGGCTTTCTCCGACATCACACTCAACATGGTCACCTATATGGCTGAG CTACTGGATAAGGGCCTTCCCAGTATGCAGCAGTCTCTTCTCCAGATAATCTACTGTCTGCTCAGCCACATGGACCTGACTGCTGTACAAGTCAAACAATTCAATGCTGATGTCACAAAGACCATTGAGAAGTTTGTTCAA ACCGTGCACTGGAAGGATGCCTTAAACATCTTGAAACTAGTGGTATCACGCTCTGCCAGCCTGGTTCATCCGGTGTACGGCCACTCACAGGGTGACCTATCTAATCTAGAGGTCAGCAGGGTGTGGGACGGTTCAGCCAAGGCTCTGCCTGGTAAAACACTGGACTTCACCTTTGACATCTCTGAG ACTCCAGTCATTGGCCGTCGGTTCGACGAGCTCCAGGGTTCAGGGGGTAGGGAGGGGAAGGCCAGAGCCATGGCTGTAACCCGCAGTACATCCTCCACCTCTTCTGGATCCAACTCCAACACCATCCTCGTACCTGTCAGCTGGAGGCGACCGCAATCCTCTCAG AAAAGGACCAGAGAGAAGCTGGTGAAcgttttgtctctttgtggaCAAGAAGTTGGACTCACAAAGAATCCATCT GTGATCTTCTCATCATGTGGCGACTTGGACATGATGGAGGTACGGGAGAGTGGTGTGTCATCAGAGGAAGGTGGGACCAGAGAGGACACACTAGACGACACCGccagtgagcagcagtttaGGGTTTTCCGAGACTTTGACTTTCTGGACGTGGAGTTGGAGGACGGAGAG GAGCTCCAG GGCGAGACAGTCGATAACTTTAATTGGGGCGTGCGACGGCGATCTCTGGACAGCACGGAGCTGGGTGACCTGTTGGAGGAGAGCCAGCACTCAGGCAGCACCCCCAGTCTGGGCCACGAGGACCCACACGATTCAGATGAGTcctcagaggaagaggagtccTCGACCAGCCAGAgcctctctcactctcagctT ACTAACCCCTCTCCATCAGAGGAAACCAATCACACCGATTCCTTATCTACTTCTTACGACACATCTGCCGACCCACAGTCCCTCAATGCCACCACACCAGGCCAGGGAGTGCTCCATGATGATCACAGTGGCCTACAT GGGAGGGTGTGTGCTGACGATGAGGACACTCAAGCCCAGGATGACGAGTTATCACTGAGCGCCAATGAGCTCCCTCATGGCTCGGACTGCGGCGAGAGCTTCACCCTGGAGTTGCCGGGGCAACCTCAGGATCAGCCGTGCAATCTGGATCACAGCCTCAACCCAGACTACTTCCATCCTCCGTTGGACTTTCTAGACCCCAACTGTCTGCCCAG CTTACGTGATGATGTCGACGACTTGGAAGACCTTGgttttcctcctcccccctctccatTTTTCTCCGCCATCTTGGCAGCCTTCCAGCCCACAGTGTGTGATGATGCTGAGGAGGCGTGGCGCTGTCATATCAACCAGCTTGTGACCGACTCGGATGGCTCCTGTGCTGTCCACACTTTTCAGgtcttctcatctctctttaAG AACATCCAGGGTAAATTCTGCCTCCTGACGACTGATGTTGCCACTTACCTCGGAGAGGGCTTACGAGGCATCGGCTCAAAGTTCCTCAGGTCCTCACAGATGCTGACCACGTGCTCTGATTGTCCCACAATTTACATTGATGCTGACACG ATCATGTCCTATGGTCTCCTTGAAAAGATGAAGTTCAGTGCGCTGGAGCTGCAAGAGTATTTGGATACCTACAACACCAGAGAGGAGGCTGCTGTCTCG TGGCTGAGGAACTGTAAGGACACATTTCCCAGGTGTCCTGGTGACAGTGTGGTCACCTGCCAGCCTGGAGACTCAGAGGAGAAG CAACTGGAGCTTTGTCAGAGGCTCTACAAGCTGCACTTCcagcttcttctcctcttccagtCCTACTGCTCACTCATTGGTCAAGTTCACGCCATCAGCTCTGTGCCTGAG CTGCTGAACATGTCTCGAGAGCTCACTGATCTGAAGACCAGTTTGCAGGCAGCGGAGGCGGCTGTAGCCAGCGACCTGGAACACAAACACTTGGCCCACACTCACGCACACGCCACCCAGGTGGCAGCCATGGTTGTGCCCAGCTTTTCCACTTCAGAGGCAGCTGTGCAGGCCATACTGGAGTGCCTTAAGAATCACGAGTTCACCAAAGCCGTGCGCTACATCCAGGAGTTCAG GAGGCAGTGGCCAAACGGAGTGTTCGGTGGCAGCTCAGAGAGCGAGGTCCAGACACTACTCAACGTCTACTTTCGACACCAGACACTGGGCCAGACTGGCACGATTGCCCTGGTTGGGTCCCGCCAGGACCTCAGCCTCATCTGCTCCAAGCTGCTGGAACTCAACGGGGAGATTCGCGACATGATCCGCCGCGCCCAGGGTTACCGGGTCGTCACAACTTACCTCCCCGACTCCAGCGCCTCCGGGACCAGCCTCTGA